A genomic window from Hippocampus zosterae strain Florida chromosome 13, ASM2543408v3, whole genome shotgun sequence includes:
- the dctpp1 gene encoding glutamyl-tRNA(Gln) amidotransferase subunit B, mitochondrial — MMATNGKTCDNGPVNGTASHAGTSGEENRFTFSPQPSVEDIRRMQAEFTDERDWNKFHQPRNLLLAMVGEVGEVSELFQWKGEVAEGLPDWSDSEREQLAHELSDVFIYLVELAEKCRVDLPQAVLRKMALNRLKYPASKVQGSAKKYTEYKD; from the coding sequence ATGCGACAACGGTCCGGTGAACGGGACCGCGTCACATGCCGGTACCTCGGGTGAGGAGAATCGCTTCACATTCAGCCCGCAGCCGAGCGTGGAGGACATCCGTCGCATGCAGGCCGAGTTCACCGACGAGCGCGATTGGAACAAGTTCCACCAGCCGCGCAACCTCCTCTTGGCAATGGTGGGCGAAGTAGGCGAGGTCTCGGAGCTCTTCCAGTGGAAGGGCGAGGTGGCCGAAGGCCTGCCCGACTGGAGCGACTCGGAGCGGGAGCAACTGGCCCATGAGCTGAGCGACGTCTTCATCTACCTGGTGGAGCTAGCCGAGAAATGCCGCGTAGACCTGCCCCAAGCTGTCCTCCGTAAAATGGCCTTGAACAGACTCAAGTACCCCGCAAGCAAAGTGCAGGGCTCGGCCAAGAAGTACACCGAATATAAagactga